In Actinoplanes sp. NBC_00393, a single genomic region encodes these proteins:
- a CDS encoding serine/threonine-protein kinase, which translates to MLSAGDLLDNRYRLDERVATGGMGDVWRGTDVVLGRTVAVKVLRTAMLEDPEFATRFYGEARMMAAFRHPGVVEVYDYASDGDYEGPEQVAYLVMAFVEGEPLSNRVKEGPLEVAETMSIVAQAADALHAAHENGIVHRDVKPGNLIVKPTGAVILVDFGVARSNAMTSVTGLNAIVGTALYMAPEQVAKGNLTPATDIYALGAVAYHCIAGRPPFDGDNALQVALRHLEDEPDPLPDHVPADVRELIARAMAKQPADRFQSAAEFAEAAFAAAGPLDWKRLTGTTLVAPVSPARGGSGQFPTVPLSPAAPRAVPMPRSAPPPVPAAVPAGRGSQAPGQRALMFAILALFAVAGSLGLIFALQNRDDEPSSNPGGKQAEVQQTTDAPASEIVEPSLEPSTRATREPVRPRRSSVRPSASPSSASPSPSTAPSSARPTDPTTTDPTNTTTPPTDPEEPEEPEPTATTTTPPTEGGGAAG; encoded by the coding sequence GTGCTCAGTGCTGGAGATCTCCTGGACAACCGGTACCGGTTGGACGAGCGAGTCGCCACCGGCGGGATGGGTGACGTCTGGCGCGGCACCGACGTGGTGCTCGGCCGCACTGTTGCGGTAAAGGTTCTGCGCACCGCGATGCTGGAGGACCCGGAGTTCGCCACCCGGTTCTACGGCGAGGCCCGGATGATGGCCGCGTTCCGCCACCCCGGTGTCGTCGAGGTCTACGACTACGCCAGCGACGGCGACTACGAGGGGCCCGAGCAGGTCGCCTACCTGGTGATGGCGTTCGTGGAGGGCGAGCCGCTCTCCAACCGGGTCAAGGAGGGCCCGCTCGAGGTCGCCGAGACCATGTCGATCGTGGCGCAGGCGGCCGACGCGCTGCACGCCGCCCACGAGAACGGGATCGTGCACCGCGACGTCAAGCCGGGCAACCTGATCGTGAAACCGACCGGCGCGGTGATCCTGGTCGACTTCGGCGTGGCCCGGTCGAACGCGATGACCAGCGTCACCGGTCTCAACGCGATCGTCGGCACCGCCCTCTACATGGCGCCGGAGCAGGTCGCCAAGGGCAACCTGACGCCGGCCACCGACATCTACGCGCTCGGCGCGGTGGCGTACCACTGCATCGCCGGCCGTCCGCCGTTCGACGGTGACAACGCGTTGCAGGTGGCGCTGCGGCACCTGGAGGACGAGCCGGACCCGCTGCCCGACCACGTGCCGGCCGACGTCCGTGAGCTGATCGCCCGGGCGATGGCGAAGCAGCCGGCCGACCGGTTCCAGAGTGCGGCGGAGTTCGCCGAGGCCGCCTTCGCCGCGGCCGGCCCGCTGGACTGGAAACGGCTCACCGGCACCACGCTCGTCGCCCCGGTCAGCCCGGCCCGCGGCGGCAGCGGCCAGTTCCCCACCGTTCCGCTGAGCCCGGCCGCCCCGCGCGCCGTACCGATGCCGCGCAGCGCCCCACCGCCGGTGCCGGCGGCGGTCCCGGCCGGCCGTGGCTCCCAGGCGCCCGGCCAGCGTGCGCTGATGTTCGCGATCCTCGCGCTCTTCGCGGTGGCCGGCAGCCTCGGCCTGATCTTCGCGCTGCAGAACCGGGACGACGAGCCGTCCAGCAACCCCGGCGGCAAGCAGGCCGAGGTCCAGCAGACGACGGACGCGCCGGCGAGCGAGATCGTCGAGCCCTCCCTCGAGCCGAGCACCCGCGCCACCCGGGAGCCGGTCCGGCCCCGGCGGTCGTCGGTCCGGCCGTCGGCGAGCCCGTCCTCGGCCTCCCCGAGCCCGAGCACCGCGCCGTCCTCGGCCCGCCCGACCGACCCCACCACGACCGACCCGACGAACACGACGACTCCGCCCACCGATCCGGAGGAGCCCGAGGAGCCGGAGCCCACGGCCACCACCACGACCCCGCCGACGGAGGGTGGCGGCGCCGCGGGTTGA
- a CDS encoding 1-phosphofructokinase family hexose kinase, with translation MSDGRVMVFAPAPQLTVTIEQHHDEPELHVHPGGQGIWQTRMITSLGAQVTLCAAAGGEVGRVLSPLLELPGVTLRLVMREHGSGWYVHDRRGGTRQEIAERPGTPLSRHELDELYNLTLAEGLRAGIAILSGPAHPSVIKPEVYGRLAADLRANGCKVIADLCSRHLAAVLEAGISVLKISHEELIADGTATDGSTESLVKALLKLHDDGAESVLVSRADMGALALFNGEVYGVALPRLTPAEHRGAGDSMTAGVAAVLAHGGPMEEAVRTGAAAGALNVTRHGLGTGHVDAVRVLTERVELTPLKKAS, from the coding sequence ATGAGTGACGGCCGGGTCATGGTCTTCGCGCCGGCCCCCCAGCTGACGGTGACCATCGAACAACACCACGACGAACCCGAACTGCACGTGCATCCGGGTGGCCAGGGCATCTGGCAGACCCGGATGATCACATCGCTCGGGGCGCAAGTGACGCTCTGCGCGGCTGCCGGGGGCGAGGTCGGCCGCGTGCTGAGCCCGCTGCTCGAGCTGCCCGGTGTCACGCTGCGGCTGGTGATGCGCGAGCACGGCAGCGGGTGGTACGTGCACGATCGGCGGGGCGGCACCCGCCAGGAGATAGCCGAACGCCCGGGCACCCCGCTGTCCCGGCACGAGCTCGACGAGCTCTACAACCTGACGCTCGCCGAGGGCCTGCGCGCCGGGATCGCCATCCTGAGCGGCCCGGCCCACCCTTCGGTGATCAAGCCCGAGGTGTACGGCCGGCTCGCCGCCGACCTGCGTGCGAACGGCTGCAAGGTGATCGCCGACCTGTGCAGCCGGCATCTCGCGGCCGTGCTGGAGGCCGGCATCTCGGTGCTGAAGATCAGCCACGAGGAGCTGATCGCCGACGGCACGGCCACCGACGGCTCCACCGAGTCGCTGGTCAAGGCGCTGCTGAAGCTGCACGACGACGGCGCCGAGTCGGTCCTGGTGTCCCGGGCCGACATGGGCGCGCTGGCGCTGTTCAACGGCGAGGTCTACGGCGTGGCGCTGCCCCGGCTCACCCCGGCCGAGCACCGGGGCGCCGGCGACTCGATGACGGCCGGTGTCGCCGCGGTCCTGGCACACGGTGGCCCGATGGAGGAGGCGGTCCGGACCGGCGCCGCCGCGGGCGCGCTGAACGTCACCCGGCACGGTCTCGGCACCGGACACGTCGACGCGGTCCGGGTTCTCACCGAACGTGTCGAGCTGACCCCCTTGAAGAAGGCATCATGA
- a CDS encoding cation diffusion facilitator family transporter: MGAGHDHGTAATHGGARHRKHLWWAGGLLTAFMVAEAVAAGLTGSLALLSDAGHMFTDVLAIAMTLAAITAAGRAGTDSRRTFGLYRLEVLAALANAVLLAGVAGFVLVQAVRRFTDPPEVPAGWMLVVAIGGLVANVIAFRLLSSGAKENIAVRGAYLEVLGDLLGSVGVIVAALVIWLTGWAYADPIVAVVVALMILPRTFALGRSAVRILVQAAPEHVDITAVRERLAAVPGVCDVHDLHVWTLTSGMDVASAHLSLSPAAELGAVLTVAREALHEDFAIDHATLQVEPAGAGRHCTPTGW, translated from the coding sequence ATGGGAGCCGGCCACGACCACGGCACCGCGGCGACGCACGGCGGCGCCAGGCATCGCAAGCACCTCTGGTGGGCGGGCGGCCTGCTCACCGCCTTCATGGTGGCCGAGGCGGTGGCGGCCGGGCTCACCGGCTCCCTCGCGCTGCTCTCCGACGCCGGGCACATGTTCACCGACGTGCTGGCCATCGCCATGACCCTCGCCGCGATCACCGCCGCCGGCCGGGCCGGCACCGACTCGCGGCGCACCTTCGGCCTCTACCGTCTGGAGGTGCTGGCCGCCCTCGCCAACGCCGTGCTGCTGGCCGGTGTCGCCGGGTTCGTGCTGGTCCAGGCGGTCCGCCGGTTCACCGACCCGCCCGAGGTGCCGGCCGGGTGGATGCTGGTCGTCGCGATCGGCGGCCTGGTGGCGAACGTGATCGCGTTCCGGCTGCTGAGTTCGGGGGCGAAGGAGAACATCGCGGTCCGCGGGGCGTACCTCGAGGTGCTCGGTGACCTGCTCGGGTCGGTCGGCGTGATCGTGGCGGCGCTGGTCATCTGGCTCACCGGCTGGGCGTACGCGGACCCGATCGTCGCCGTCGTGGTGGCCCTGATGATCCTTCCGCGTACGTTCGCGCTCGGCCGGTCCGCCGTCCGGATCCTGGTCCAGGCGGCCCCCGAGCATGTCGACATCACCGCCGTCCGGGAGCGGCTGGCCGCGGTGCCCGGTGTCTGCGACGTCCACGACCTGCACGTCTGGACGCTGACCTCGGGCATGGACGTGGCCTCGGCCCACCTGAGCCTCTCCCCCGCGGCCGAGCTGGGCGCCGTCCTGACCGTGGCCCGCGAGGCGCTGCACGAGGACTTCGCGATCGACCACGCCACGCTGCAGGTCGAGCCCGCCGGAGCCGGACGGCACTGCACACCGACCGGCTGGTGA
- a CDS encoding HelD family protein — protein MSDTTVLQQEIAVEQQHVDRVYARLAELRQDASRAEKEGYRLAGVGTFGALVERDAMVYHAARRRHALDTEYEGLVFGRLDLNTGATHYVGRMGIRDEDSKPLVVDWRAPAAAAFYRATAAEPLGVVRRRMIQSSRERVTGIEDDLLDPDAAPADMRVVGDGALLASLAKATGRGMRDIVATIQREQDEAIRSPASGVTIVTGGPGTGKTAVALHRAAYLLYSDRSRFAGGGILVVGPSGVFVEYIATVLPSLGEETATLRSLGSLVPGYDATRVDSGPIAAIKGSLRMRRVLERASHDAVPGGPTELRLLYRGTLLRLDASALEQLRRKALPRGARRNEVRGHGFDRVFDALWAQAREHKVTGLPEKREFESELADRTDFREFLKAWWPRFTPMRVLRWLADPKRLRAYANGVLSRDEIATLQGSFDALAEHGPTISDVALLDELDEIMGRPRQPQRKSKNPFHVRDGIQEVSTYADRQAAARAQQVQREEDYREYAHVVVDESQDVSPMQWRMIGRRGSYASWTIVGDPAQTAWSGDPAELARSRDRALGSRKRNSYALTTNYRNSSEIFEVAARVIRTIMPDLPLPSAVRSTGVEPVDVVTSAGALPEAVRELTEKQLADVDGTIGVIMPVPRRDEVAGWVAGLPERVQVVTALEAKGMEYDAVVLVEPAQIATDDAGVRTLYVALSRATQRLTTVGTNPGWLGQGIGTATAL, from the coding sequence TTGAGCGACACCACCGTCCTTCAGCAGGAGATCGCGGTCGAGCAGCAGCACGTGGACCGGGTCTATGCCCGTCTCGCCGAGCTGCGCCAGGACGCGTCCCGGGCCGAGAAGGAGGGCTACCGCCTGGCCGGCGTGGGCACCTTCGGCGCCCTGGTGGAGCGCGATGCGATGGTTTATCACGCGGCCCGCCGCCGGCACGCCCTGGACACGGAGTACGAGGGACTGGTCTTCGGCCGCCTCGACCTGAACACCGGCGCCACCCACTACGTGGGCCGGATGGGCATCCGCGACGAGGACTCGAAACCGCTGGTCGTGGACTGGCGGGCGCCCGCCGCGGCGGCGTTCTACCGGGCCACCGCGGCCGAGCCGCTCGGCGTGGTCCGCCGCCGGATGATCCAGTCCAGCCGGGAGCGGGTCACCGGCATCGAGGACGACCTGCTCGATCCGGATGCCGCCCCGGCCGACATGCGGGTGGTGGGCGACGGCGCGCTGCTGGCCAGTCTGGCGAAGGCGACCGGGCGCGGCATGCGCGACATCGTCGCGACCATCCAGCGCGAGCAGGACGAGGCGATCCGCTCCCCCGCCTCGGGCGTGACGATCGTCACCGGCGGTCCGGGCACCGGCAAGACCGCGGTGGCGCTGCACCGGGCGGCGTACCTGTTGTATTCCGACCGCAGCCGGTTCGCCGGCGGCGGCATCCTGGTGGTCGGCCCGTCCGGCGTCTTCGTGGAGTACATCGCGACCGTCCTGCCCTCGCTCGGCGAGGAGACCGCGACGCTGCGGTCGCTGGGCTCGCTCGTGCCGGGCTATGACGCGACCCGGGTGGACTCCGGCCCGATCGCCGCGATCAAGGGCTCGTTGCGGATGCGCCGGGTGCTCGAGCGCGCCTCGCACGACGCGGTGCCGGGCGGCCCGACCGAGCTGCGCCTGCTCTACCGCGGGACCCTGCTGCGACTGGACGCCAGCGCTCTGGAGCAACTCCGGCGCAAGGCGCTGCCCCGGGGCGCACGGCGTAACGAGGTCCGCGGGCACGGCTTCGACCGGGTCTTCGACGCGCTCTGGGCACAGGCTCGCGAGCACAAGGTCACCGGGCTGCCGGAGAAGCGGGAGTTCGAGTCCGAGCTGGCCGACCGCACCGACTTCCGGGAGTTCCTGAAGGCCTGGTGGCCGCGGTTCACCCCGATGCGGGTGCTGCGCTGGCTGGCCGATCCGAAACGGCTCCGGGCGTACGCGAACGGGGTCCTCTCCCGCGACGAGATCGCCACCCTGCAGGGCTCGTTCGACGCGCTCGCCGAGCACGGCCCGACGATCTCCGACGTGGCGCTGCTGGACGAGCTGGATGAGATCATGGGCCGGCCCCGGCAGCCGCAGCGCAAGTCGAAGAACCCGTTCCACGTGCGGGACGGGATCCAGGAGGTCAGCACCTACGCGGACCGGCAGGCGGCGGCCCGCGCCCAGCAGGTGCAGCGCGAGGAGGACTACCGGGAGTACGCGCACGTGGTGGTCGACGAGTCCCAGGACGTGTCACCGATGCAGTGGCGGATGATCGGGCGGCGTGGGTCGTACGCATCCTGGACCATCGTCGGTGACCCGGCGCAGACCGCCTGGTCGGGCGATCCCGCCGAGCTGGCCCGGTCCCGGGACCGGGCTCTGGGCTCGCGCAAGCGCAACAGCTACGCGCTGACCACCAACTACCGCAACTCGTCGGAGATCTTCGAGGTGGCGGCACGGGTGATTCGTACGATCATGCCTGATCTGCCGTTGCCCTCGGCGGTGCGCAGCACCGGCGTCGAGCCGGTGGACGTGGTGACCTCGGCGGGCGCGCTGCCCGAGGCGGTGCGCGAGCTGACCGAGAAGCAGCTCGCGGACGTCGACGGCACGATCGGCGTGATCATGCCGGTGCCCCGCCGGGACGAGGTGGCCGGCTGGGTGGCCGGGCTGCCGGAGCGGGTCCAGGTGGTCACCGCGCTGGAGGCCAAGGGCATGGAGTACGACGCGGTGGTCCTGGTCGAGCCGGCCCAGATCGCCACCGACGACGCCGGGGTCCGCACCCTGTACGTGGCCCTGTCGCGCGCGACGCAGCGACTGACCACGGTGGGCACGAACCCCGGCTGGCTCGGTCAGGGAATCGGGACCGCCACGGCGTTGTAG
- a CDS encoding STAS domain-containing protein: MTLSITTSTLADGTVEVSPRGEIDVENAYEIREAVAAQLAEGGPARIELDMRHVTFIDSVGISALVGAFQLAGVSGVKLVVTRPSRFAHRQLWVTGLLGLFGNPQPYEEAVAVPQ; encoded by the coding sequence GTGACGCTGTCGATAACGACGTCGACGCTTGCCGACGGCACGGTGGAGGTCTCGCCGCGGGGCGAGATCGATGTCGAGAACGCGTACGAGATTCGTGAAGCTGTGGCCGCTCAGCTGGCCGAGGGCGGTCCCGCCCGGATCGAGCTCGACATGCGGCACGTGACCTTCATCGACTCGGTCGGCATCAGCGCCCTGGTGGGCGCGTTCCAGCTCGCCGGGGTCAGCGGCGTCAAGCTCGTCGTCACCCGGCCCAGCCGCTTCGCGCACCGGCAGCTCTGGGTCACCGGCCTGCTCGGCCTCTTCGGCAACCCGCAGCCCTACGAGGAAGCGGTGGCTGTCCCTCAGTAA
- a CDS encoding carbonic anhydrase: MTATRDAQILSPAEALSKLVTGNKRFVYGTPRYGHDVTQAAATAGGQQPHSLVLGCIDSRVPLEAIFDQSFGSICVARSGAHVLDRSLVGSAGFAVAKLRVSLILVVGHKRCGAVHATVDALRAGTASEGEVGYLVDQLAPAVHEVGLQDAEAAEKAVPVHVLRTVDRLRKVDSLAGPIAAGTLKVEGAVYDLDSGWVEFLS; the protein is encoded by the coding sequence ATGACGGCCACGCGAGACGCCCAGATCCTCAGCCCTGCCGAAGCCTTGAGCAAGCTCGTCACCGGCAACAAGCGGTTCGTGTACGGCACCCCGCGGTACGGCCACGACGTCACCCAGGCGGCCGCGACCGCCGGTGGACAGCAGCCGCATTCGCTGGTGCTGGGCTGCATCGACTCCCGGGTGCCGCTCGAGGCGATCTTCGACCAGTCGTTCGGCTCGATCTGCGTGGCGCGCTCGGGCGCACACGTGCTGGACCGGTCGCTGGTCGGCTCGGCCGGGTTCGCCGTCGCCAAGCTCCGCGTCTCGCTGATCCTCGTCGTCGGCCACAAGCGCTGCGGGGCCGTGCACGCCACCGTCGACGCCCTGCGCGCCGGTACGGCGTCCGAGGGCGAGGTCGGCTACCTGGTGGACCAACTGGCCCCGGCGGTGCACGAGGTGGGCCTGCAGGACGCCGAGGCGGCGGAGAAGGCCGTACCGGTTCATGTGCTGCGGACGGTGGACCGGCTCCGCAAGGTCGACAGCCTGGCCGGGCCGATCGCGGCCGGCACGCTCAAGGTCGAGGGCGCCGTCTACGACCTGGACAGCGGCTGGGTGGAGTTCCTGTCCTGA
- the surE gene encoding 5'/3'-nucleotidase SurE — protein sequence MRILITNDDGIEAPGIRWLARAVAHAGYEVVVAAPLSESSGSSASMTAVMQDGKICFEERELAGAKNIPAYGVAASPAYIVLLALREAFGEVPDIVLSGINRGANAGAAVVHSGTVGATLTASHAGMHGLAVSLDVLTPAAASASSGGAAIAALDRIDDEQHHWASGAELAVRLLPSLLHTPPGTIFNLNVPDLHLDGIRGLRQASLARFGQVQMSIAEAGDGYVRTAVQAAEEDLDPGSDLAALAENFAVVTPIRAPHEDTSVRINVEAIRVQNPAY from the coding sequence ATGCGAATCCTTATCACCAACGACGACGGCATCGAGGCGCCGGGCATCCGGTGGCTGGCGCGGGCGGTCGCGCACGCGGGCTACGAGGTGGTGGTGGCCGCGCCGCTGAGCGAGTCGAGCGGCAGCAGCGCGTCGATGACCGCGGTCATGCAGGACGGCAAGATCTGCTTCGAGGAACGGGAACTGGCGGGGGCCAAGAACATCCCGGCGTACGGGGTGGCCGCCTCCCCGGCGTACATCGTGCTGCTCGCGCTGCGCGAAGCCTTCGGCGAGGTGCCGGACATCGTGCTGTCCGGGATCAACCGCGGCGCGAACGCCGGGGCCGCGGTGGTGCACTCCGGCACGGTCGGGGCCACCCTGACCGCCTCGCACGCCGGGATGCACGGGCTCGCGGTCTCCCTGGACGTGCTCACCCCGGCCGCCGCGTCGGCGTCCAGCGGGGGCGCCGCGATCGCCGCCCTGGACCGGATCGACGACGAACAGCACCACTGGGCCAGCGGCGCCGAGCTGGCCGTGCGCCTGCTGCCCTCGCTGCTGCACACCCCGCCCGGGACGATCTTCAACCTGAACGTTCCGGACCTGCACCTGGACGGGATCCGCGGCCTGCGACAAGCGTCACTGGCCCGGTTCGGCCAGGTGCAGATGAGCATCGCCGAGGCGGGCGACGGGTACGTGCGTACCGCCGTCCAGGCAGCCGAGGAGGATCTGGACCCGGGCAGCGATCTGGCCGCCCTGGCCGAGAACTTCGCGGTGGTCACCCCGATCCGCGCCCCGCACGAGGACACCAGCGTGCGGATCAACGTGGAGGCGATCCGGGTGCAGAATCCCGCTTACTGA
- a CDS encoding alpha/beta fold hydrolase, with amino-acid sequence MTERSEIVLADGVRLHVDVSGPADAPVTVVMLHSWCLDRRIWRHQVAALSGMGRKTPRVIAYDTRGHGRSGATRLRSANLDQLGDDLAEVIDRFAPSGPVILAGHSMGGMTIMEYAHRHPGDFAARVAGLLFVSTTAEGHTHTRYGLHPHLASVLRAGETIGAGLLARSGAWCPHRAVLPALRPAVRWLLFGDDCSTDALRLTLRSLGRASLRSIGGFRASVGAQQRLDTLALLGDLPSAVLVGDRDRLTPPACAESIADALPSAGLQVFPGAGHMLPLERPEEVSAALAGIVRKVVREAKRESKREQRVSGAADCRRAA; translated from the coding sequence ATGACTGAGCGTTCGGAGATCGTCCTCGCCGACGGCGTCCGGCTGCATGTCGACGTGTCCGGCCCGGCCGACGCGCCGGTGACCGTGGTCATGTTGCACAGCTGGTGCCTGGACCGGCGGATCTGGCGGCATCAGGTGGCCGCGCTCAGCGGGATGGGCCGCAAGACACCCCGCGTGATCGCGTACGACACTCGTGGCCACGGACGATCCGGCGCCACCCGGCTGCGCTCGGCCAATCTCGACCAGCTCGGCGACGACCTGGCCGAGGTGATCGACCGGTTCGCGCCGTCCGGCCCGGTGATCCTCGCCGGCCATTCGATGGGCGGCATGACGATCATGGAGTACGCCCACCGCCACCCCGGCGACTTCGCCGCCCGGGTGGCCGGCCTGCTCTTCGTCTCGACCACCGCCGAGGGCCACACCCACACGCGGTACGGGTTGCACCCGCACCTGGCCTCCGTGCTGCGCGCCGGCGAGACCATCGGCGCCGGCCTGCTGGCCCGCTCCGGCGCCTGGTGCCCGCACCGGGCCGTGCTGCCCGCCCTGCGCCCGGCGGTGCGCTGGCTGCTCTTCGGCGACGACTGCTCGACCGACGCGTTGCGGCTGACCCTGCGCAGTCTGGGCCGGGCCTCGCTGCGGTCGATCGGCGGCTTCCGCGCGTCGGTCGGCGCGCAGCAGCGACTGGACACGCTGGCGCTGCTCGGCGACCTGCCGTCCGCGGTGCTGGTCGGCGACCGGGACAGGCTGACCCCGCCGGCCTGCGCCGAGTCGATCGCCGACGCGCTGCCCAGCGCCGGGCTGCAGGTCTTCCCGGGCGCCGGGCACATGCTGCCGCTGGAGCGGCCGGAGGAGGTCTCGGCGGCGCTCGCCGGGATCGTCCGCAAGGTGGTCCGGGAGGCGAAGCGGGAGTCGAAGCGGGAGCAGCGGGTGTCCGGCGCCGCGGACTGCCGCCGGGCGGCCTAG
- a CDS encoding SMP-30/gluconolactonase/LRE family protein, which yields MLRRTLANAFLCTALAVTVAAQPAAAGQTGALPSTITLPSGFQPEGIAIGEKPYAYFGSRVDGDIYRVDLRTGAGRTFAEGPGTTSLGMKIAGGRLFVAGGVGGDARVYDLRTGALLKTYQLRPAADGPFINDVIVTRDAAWFTDSRSATLFKLPLGRHNALPPAAFAVPLTGDLAVVPGATNANGITTTPDGRALIIVQSNTGKLFRVTKSGVTREIDLGGELVNFGDGLWLRGKTLYVVENRNNVITKIKLNRAGTSGEVRSRTGDPRFDIPTTIAEYGKRFYLPNARFTTPPTPETAYNAVAVPIP from the coding sequence GTGCTTCGACGTACCCTTGCGAACGCTTTTCTCTGCACCGCCCTGGCGGTGACCGTAGCCGCCCAGCCCGCCGCTGCGGGCCAGACCGGCGCACTGCCCAGCACAATCACCCTGCCGAGCGGCTTCCAGCCGGAAGGCATCGCCATCGGCGAGAAGCCGTACGCCTACTTCGGCTCCCGGGTCGACGGCGACATCTACCGCGTCGACCTGCGCACCGGGGCAGGCCGGACCTTCGCCGAGGGCCCGGGCACCACCTCGCTCGGCATGAAGATCGCCGGCGGGCGCCTCTTCGTGGCCGGCGGCGTCGGCGGCGACGCCCGGGTCTACGACCTACGCACCGGCGCTCTGCTGAAGACCTACCAGCTGCGGCCCGCCGCCGACGGGCCGTTCATCAACGACGTGATCGTCACCCGGGACGCCGCCTGGTTCACCGACTCACGCAGCGCCACGCTGTTCAAGCTGCCGCTCGGCCGGCACAACGCGCTGCCCCCGGCGGCGTTCGCGGTGCCGCTCACCGGCGACCTGGCGGTCGTGCCGGGCGCCACCAACGCCAACGGCATCACCACCACGCCGGACGGCCGGGCGCTGATCATCGTGCAGTCCAACACCGGCAAGCTGTTCCGGGTCACCAAGTCCGGTGTGACCAGGGAGATCGATCTGGGCGGCGAGCTGGTCAACTTCGGTGACGGGCTCTGGCTGCGCGGCAAGACGCTCTACGTGGTCGAGAACCGGAACAACGTGATCACCAAGATCAAGCTGAACCGGGCCGGGACGTCCGGCGAGGTCAGGTCCCGCACCGGGGACCCGCGCTTCGACATCCCGACCACGATCGCCGAGTACGGCAAGCGGTTCTACCTGCCGAACGCCCGCTTCACCACGCCGCCGACGCCGGAGACCGCCTACAACGCCGTGGCGGTCCCGATTCCCTGA
- a CDS encoding DUF3145 domain-containing protein gives MPTCGVVYVHSTPLAVCQHVEWAIARVLTAPVNLQWTVQPVDPSMRRAECSWTGRAGTGAELAAALRQWPMIRFEVTEEPSAGVDGERFMHVPGRGLFHGVMGASGDIQIGEDRLRAIMSSVRAPEALSHALEKALGTAWDAELEPFRYAGDGAPVTLLTRVG, from the coding sequence GTGCCAACGTGTGGCGTCGTATACGTCCACTCGACCCCACTCGCCGTGTGCCAGCATGTCGAGTGGGCGATCGCGCGCGTCCTTACCGCGCCGGTCAATTTGCAATGGACCGTGCAACCGGTCGATCCGAGCATGCGCCGAGCCGAGTGCAGCTGGACCGGGCGGGCCGGTACTGGCGCCGAGCTGGCTGCTGCCCTCCGGCAGTGGCCCATGATCCGTTTCGAGGTCACCGAGGAGCCCAGTGCGGGCGTCGACGGGGAGCGCTTCATGCACGTCCCCGGGCGTGGCCTCTTCCACGGAGTCATGGGCGCGTCGGGTGACATCCAGATCGGCGAGGACCGGCTGCGCGCCATCATGTCCTCGGTCCGTGCGCCCGAGGCGCTGTCGCATGCGCTGGAGAAGGCGCTCGGCACCGCCTGGGACGCCGAGCTGGAGCCGTTCCGTTACGCCGGAGACGGCGCGCCGGTCACTCTTCTGACCCGGGTGGGCTGA